One stretch of Hymenobacter chitinivorans DSM 11115 DNA includes these proteins:
- a CDS encoding sensor histidine kinase has product MKLQQKLVLLTTLSKALMAAVLLLALPWIVETLALRHTDESLRSERQRVMRRIEQTGIESFLTEPYPDQKVHYDLLQDEFIDLRHAVRSQPDTVATLPRQQHGELVDFRVLRHTFQLKGQAYTVEIGKSIASVEDVYALLRSLAAYALAFAVLTTLLIELGVINFLLRPVDQIVERLRAVQGPMPPPLPPLHTSTSDFKYLDATIRRMLQKIRLVFEQEREFIANASHELLTPVSILQNRFENMLQAENLPEEAEQQIVTSQRTLHRLTATLRTLLMISRIENEQYARNDTVAVRQVLREVVDELEDRIADENLTVEWALTGEPTIMAANGSLLFTFFYNLLSNAVKYNHTGGQIRITGQQLTGQPYMVQLFNTGRPIPAEHLPHLFERFRRASNVHTTEGYGLGLALVRTIAQFHAFRLQVASNEQGTTFTIWLPTATLRHGAV; this is encoded by the coding sequence GTGAAGCTCCAGCAAAAGCTCGTTCTGCTCACCACCCTTTCCAAGGCCCTGATGGCGGCGGTGCTGCTGCTGGCCCTGCCCTGGATTGTGGAAACCCTGGCCCTGCGCCACACCGACGAGAGCCTGCGCAGCGAGCGGCAGCGGGTAATGCGCCGCATCGAGCAAACCGGCATCGAGAGCTTCCTGACCGAGCCCTACCCCGATCAGAAAGTGCACTACGACTTGCTGCAGGACGAATTTATCGACCTGCGTCACGCCGTGCGCAGCCAGCCCGACACGGTGGCGACCCTGCCCCGGCAGCAGCACGGCGAGCTGGTCGACTTTCGGGTGCTGCGCCACACGTTTCAGCTCAAGGGCCAGGCCTACACCGTCGAAATCGGCAAGAGCATAGCTTCGGTGGAAGACGTGTACGCCCTGCTGCGCTCCTTGGCAGCCTACGCCCTGGCCTTTGCCGTGCTCACCACGCTGCTCATCGAGCTGGGCGTCATCAACTTTTTGCTGCGGCCCGTGGACCAGATTGTGGAGCGGCTGCGGGCCGTGCAGGGCCCCATGCCCCCGCCCCTGCCCCCGCTGCACACCAGCACTTCCGACTTCAAGTACCTGGACGCCACCATTCGGCGGATGCTGCAGAAAATCCGGCTCGTGTTTGAGCAGGAGCGCGAGTTTATTGCCAACGCCTCCCACGAGCTGCTCACGCCGGTTAGTATTCTGCAAAACCGCTTCGAGAACATGCTGCAGGCCGAAAACCTGCCCGAAGAGGCCGAGCAGCAGATTGTCACCTCCCAGCGCACCCTACACCGGCTCACGGCCACGCTGCGCACCCTGCTGATGATTTCGCGCATCGAAAACGAGCAGTACGCCCGCAATGACACGGTGGCCGTGCGCCAGGTGCTGCGCGAAGTAGTGGATGAGCTCGAAGACCGGATTGCCGACGAAAACCTGACCGTGGAGTGGGCCCTGACCGGGGAACCGACCATTATGGCGGCCAACGGCAGCCTGCTATTCACCTTCTTTTACAATTTGCTCAGCAACGCGGTGAAGTACAACCACACCGGCGGGCAAATCCGGATTACGGGCCAGCAGCTGACCGGGCAGCCCTACATGGTGCAGCTCTTTAACACCGGCCGCCCCATTCCGGCCGAGCACCTGCCCCACCTGTTTGAGCGGTTTCGGCGGGCCTCCAACGTGCACACCACCGAAGGCTACGGCCTGGGCTTGGCCCTGGTGCGCACCATTGCCCAGTTTCACGCCTTTCGTTTGCAGGTGGCTTCCAACGAGCAGGGCACTACCTTCACCATCTGGCTGCCCACGGCCACGCTGCGGCACGGCGCAGTCTGA
- the paaD gene encoding 1,2-phenylacetyl-CoA epoxidase subunit PaaD — protein MVSTAPTEERIWQLLEEVSDPEVPVLSILDLGIVRGVKVEGEQVTVSITPTYSGCPAMNTIATEIRLRLLAEGITQVTIHNQLSPAWTTDWMSQAGREKLEAYGIAPPVDGTATGHVLNLFGKDTAVRCPLCKSDHTHLISQFGSTACKAHYQCDDCHEPFDYFKCHA, from the coding sequence ATGGTAAGCACTGCGCCCACCGAGGAACGCATCTGGCAGCTGCTGGAAGAAGTGTCGGACCCCGAGGTGCCCGTGCTAAGCATTCTGGATCTGGGCATCGTACGCGGCGTCAAAGTCGAGGGTGAGCAGGTCACGGTGAGCATCACGCCGACCTACTCGGGCTGCCCGGCCATGAATACCATTGCCACCGAAATCCGGCTGCGGCTGCTGGCTGAAGGCATCACCCAAGTGACGATTCACAACCAGCTCAGCCCCGCCTGGACCACTGACTGGATGAGCCAAGCCGGCCGCGAAAAGCTGGAAGCCTACGGCATTGCCCCACCCGTCGATGGTACCGCTACCGGCCACGTGCTCAACCTTTTCGGCAAGGATACCGCCGTGCGCTGCCCGCTCTGCAAGTCTGACCACACTCACCTCATCAGTCAGTTCGGCTCCACGGCCTGCAAAGCCCACTACCAGTGCGACGACTGCCACGAGCCCTTCGACTACTTCAAATGCCACGCGTGA
- the paaC gene encoding 1,2-phenylacetyl-CoA epoxidase subunit PaaC yields the protein MQVAPSETAALNSYSPELRQQLFQYVLQLADTSLILGHRLSEWCGHGPVLEQDLAMANIALDLLGETRSLYQYAAELEGQGRTEDDLAFLRLAVEYKNPLLVEQPNGDFADTVTRQFLFDNFHYHFLRELKNSPDERLAAIAEKAVKEAAYHLKWSSEWMIRLGDGTEESRKRLDKALDTLWRYSGELTKATAAEQALRAAGIIPDYAGLLPAMEAHLHHVFQEATLPVPQGVFMMTGGKEGRHTEHLGYILAELQYMQRTYPGLQW from the coding sequence ATGCAAGTTGCCCCTTCCGAAACCGCCGCCCTGAACTCGTACTCGCCCGAACTGCGGCAGCAGCTGTTTCAGTACGTGCTGCAGCTGGCCGATACCAGCCTGATTCTGGGTCACCGCCTCTCGGAATGGTGCGGGCACGGCCCCGTGCTGGAGCAGGACCTGGCCATGGCCAACATTGCCCTCGACCTATTGGGCGAAACCCGCAGCCTCTACCAGTACGCCGCCGAACTGGAAGGCCAGGGTCGCACCGAAGATGATCTGGCCTTTTTACGCTTGGCCGTGGAGTACAAAAATCCCTTGCTGGTGGAACAGCCTAACGGCGACTTCGCCGACACCGTGACCCGGCAGTTTTTGTTCGACAACTTCCACTACCACTTTCTGCGGGAGCTCAAAAACAGCCCCGATGAGCGTCTGGCCGCCATTGCCGAAAAAGCCGTGAAGGAAGCCGCCTACCACCTCAAGTGGAGCTCGGAGTGGATGATTCGCCTGGGCGACGGTACCGAGGAAAGCCGTAAGCGCCTCGACAAAGCCCTGGATACCCTCTGGCGCTATTCAGGGGAGTTGACCAAGGCTACAGCTGCCGAACAGGCGCTGCGGGCGGCCGGCATCATTCCGGATTATGCCGGCCTGCTGCCCGCCATGGAAGCCCACCTGCACCACGTGTTTCAGGAAGCCACATTGCCGGTGCCCCAGGGCGTGTTTATGATGACCGGCGGTAAGGAAGGCCGGCACACCGAGCACCTGGGCTACATTCTGGCCGAGCTGCAGTACATGCAACGCACTTATCCGGGCCTGCAATGGTAA
- a CDS encoding TetR/AcrR family transcriptional regulator, producing the protein MAKKAKTNKRQVILEEAAKLFKAKGFGGTSMRDLGSQVGMEAASMYNHISSKDDILESICFHVSNTYISQLHEIEQLPVSYVDKLKALIRLHIRLMIEDGAAVSVANNDWKYLSDDKLQQFKDARKTYEKGFAELIEQGIAAGEFQPMNVSVALFTILSAVRWVELWYRPGRGITAEELEENIMTILLNGLAK; encoded by the coding sequence ATGGCTAAAAAAGCTAAAACCAACAAACGGCAGGTGATTCTGGAAGAAGCCGCCAAGCTCTTCAAAGCCAAAGGCTTCGGGGGCACTTCCATGCGCGACCTGGGCTCCCAGGTAGGCATGGAGGCGGCCAGTATGTACAACCACATCAGCTCCAAGGACGACATTCTGGAAAGCATCTGCTTCCATGTCTCGAACACCTACATTTCCCAGCTTCACGAAATCGAGCAGCTGCCGGTGTCCTACGTCGACAAGCTCAAGGCCCTGATCCGGCTCCACATCCGCCTCATGATTGAGGACGGCGCGGCCGTATCGGTGGCCAATAACGACTGGAAATACCTCAGCGACGACAAGCTCCAGCAGTTCAAGGACGCCCGTAAAACCTATGAAAAGGGCTTTGCCGAGCTCATCGAGCAAGGTATTGCGGCCGGCGAGTTTCAGCCCATGAACGTGTCGGTAGCCCTGTTCACGATTCTGTCGGCCGTGCGCTGGGTGGAGCTCTGGTACCGCCCCGGCCGCGGCATTACGGCCGAGGAGCTGGAAGAAAACATCATGACCATCCTGCTCAATGGATTGGCTAAATAG
- the paaE gene encoding 1,2-phenylacetyl-CoA epoxidase subunit PaaE codes for MSRFHKVRIKRIEKETPDSVVVSLDVPEDLRDTFRFTQGQYLTFRREHNGEELRRSYSICSSPLENEWQVAIKKVPEGRFSSSAVDTFKVGEELDVMPPAGHFFTELRPEQAKHYVMFAAGSGITPVFSIIKTVLLTEPQSQVTLIYGNRGRNSIIFKEGIEALKNKFLKRLSVYHILSREQGDTDLLFGRIDQAKAELFLQKILPPSQIDECFICGPEEMILGVKAALTGAGVAPEKIHFEMFGTAGGGKTQAGPAKARPAGEDDKHSQVTVQLDGNTRILEMSYYGNTILDALLETGVDAPYSCKNGMCSTCRCRVIEGQVEMDVNYSLSDTEVAKGYVLSCQARPTSEKVKVDFDQ; via the coding sequence ATGAGTCGATTTCACAAAGTCCGCATCAAGCGCATCGAAAAGGAAACGCCCGACAGCGTGGTGGTATCACTGGACGTGCCCGAGGACCTGCGCGACACGTTTCGCTTCACCCAGGGCCAGTACCTGACCTTCCGGCGGGAGCACAACGGCGAGGAATTGCGCCGCTCCTACTCCATTTGCAGCAGTCCGCTGGAAAACGAGTGGCAGGTGGCCATCAAGAAAGTGCCCGAAGGCCGGTTTTCCTCGTCGGCCGTGGATACGTTCAAGGTGGGCGAAGAGCTGGACGTGATGCCGCCCGCGGGGCATTTCTTCACCGAGCTGCGCCCCGAGCAGGCCAAGCACTACGTCATGTTTGCGGCCGGCAGCGGGATTACGCCCGTCTTCAGCATCATCAAAACCGTGCTGCTGACCGAGCCCCAGAGCCAGGTCACGCTGATTTATGGCAACCGGGGTCGCAACTCCATCATCTTCAAAGAGGGCATCGAGGCGCTCAAGAATAAGTTTCTCAAGCGCCTGAGCGTGTACCACATCCTGAGTCGGGAGCAGGGCGACACCGACCTGCTCTTCGGCCGCATCGACCAGGCCAAAGCCGAGCTGTTCCTGCAGAAAATCCTGCCCCCGAGCCAGATTGACGAGTGCTTTATCTGCGGCCCCGAGGAAATGATTCTGGGCGTAAAAGCCGCTCTGACGGGCGCTGGCGTGGCCCCCGAGAAGATTCATTTCGAAATGTTCGGCACCGCGGGCGGGGGCAAAACCCAGGCCGGACCGGCCAAAGCACGCCCCGCAGGCGAAGACGACAAGCACAGCCAAGTCACGGTGCAGCTCGACGGCAACACCCGCATCCTGGAAATGTCGTACTACGGCAACACCATTCTGGACGCCCTGCTCGAAACCGGCGTAGACGCGCCCTACTCCTGCAAAAACGGCATGTGCAGCACCTGCCGCTGCCGGGTTATCGAGGGCCAGGTGGAAATGGACGTCAACTACTCCCTCTCCGACACCGAAGTGGCTAAAGGCTACGTCCTCTCCTGCCAGGCCCGCCCCACCTCGGAAAAGGTGAAGGTGGATTTCGACCAGTAG
- a CDS encoding response regulator transcription factor has product MNVLIVEDDNALAQELALFLQHEHYHCDFARTGAEASEKLYVNEYDFVLLDLGLPDQDGLQLLAEARKQHNLQASIIILSARGSVDDRISGLQLGADDYLPKPYSLMELGSRMQAITRRKHGVTQDTLSFGGFVINLSERSLRHSGAEVVLTRREFDLLHYLLLHRGRVLTRMQLSEHIWGNMISDRDDHDSNFIDVHVKNIRKKLGAFDTRDWVETVRGIGYRFKPTQEV; this is encoded by the coding sequence ATGAACGTTCTGATTGTTGAAGACGACAACGCCCTGGCCCAGGAGCTGGCCCTGTTTCTGCAGCACGAGCACTACCACTGCGACTTTGCCCGCACCGGCGCCGAGGCCTCGGAAAAGCTCTACGTGAACGAATACGACTTCGTGCTGCTCGACCTAGGCCTACCCGACCAGGACGGGCTGCAGCTACTGGCCGAAGCCCGCAAGCAACACAACCTGCAGGCGTCCATCATCATTCTCAGCGCCCGGGGCTCGGTCGATGACCGCATCAGCGGCCTGCAGCTCGGCGCCGACGATTACCTGCCCAAGCCCTATTCGCTCATGGAGCTGGGCTCGCGCATGCAGGCCATTACCCGGCGCAAGCACGGCGTAACCCAGGATACGTTGTCGTTTGGCGGCTTTGTGATTAACCTCAGCGAACGGTCGTTGCGCCACAGCGGGGCGGAAGTGGTGCTCACCCGGCGCGAGTTCGATTTGCTGCACTACCTGCTGCTGCACCGCGGCCGGGTGCTCACGCGCATGCAGCTCAGCGAGCATATCTGGGGCAATATGATCAGCGACCGGGATGACCACGACTCGAACTTTATCGACGTGCACGTCAAGAACATTCGCAAAAAGCTGGGCGCCTTCGACACCCGCGACTGGGTCGAGACGGTGCGCGGCATCGGCTACCGGTTTAAGCCCACCCAGGAAGTGTGA
- the paaB gene encoding 1,2-phenylacetyl-CoA epoxidase subunit PaaB, with the protein MTQSEWPLWEVFIRSKQGLDHKHVGSLHAADATMAIQNARDVYTRRLEGISIWVVESKHVHASNPDDAEAFYDPANDKVYRHPTFYQVPDSIKHM; encoded by the coding sequence ATGACGCAATCCGAATGGCCGCTGTGGGAAGTTTTCATCCGCAGCAAGCAGGGTCTCGACCATAAGCACGTAGGCAGTCTGCACGCCGCCGACGCCACCATGGCCATCCAAAACGCCCGCGACGTGTACACCCGCCGCCTCGAAGGCATCAGCATCTGGGTCGTGGAAAGCAAGCACGTGCACGCCTCCAACCCCGACGATGCCGAGGCTTTTTACGACCCGGCCAACGACAAAGTGTACCGGCACCCGACCTTCTACCAGGTCCCGGACTCCATCAAGCACATGTAA
- a CDS encoding GIY-YIG nuclease family protein, protein MYVYLLTNPAHTVLYTGVTNDLQRRLYEHGQNLGTAGNFTGRYQCNLLVYFEVCADAVQAIGREKEIKGWSRAKKEALITTTNPEWKVIDLQTWSG, encoded by the coding sequence ATGTACGTGTATTTGCTCACGAATCCGGCTCACACAGTTCTATATACTGGCGTTACGAATGACTTGCAAAGGCGCCTTTATGAGCATGGTCAGAACTTAGGTACTGCCGGAAACTTCACTGGACGTTACCAGTGTAATCTGCTTGTGTATTTTGAAGTATGTGCAGATGCCGTGCAGGCCATTGGGCGGGAAAAAGAAATTAAAGGCTGGAGCAGGGCTAAGAAAGAAGCGTTGATTACTACTACAAACCCTGAGTGGAAAGTTATTGACCTACAGACCTGGAGTGGTTGA
- a CDS encoding cation:proton antiporter, with the protein MPVYTTTLVILGVAILGVAWLPSLLEKYPLSYPVLYLGLGMAIYALPLELPTDPFRHQTLVTHVSELCVLVALTGTGLKIDRVFSFRTWRTPLLLVLVLMVLTIAGLTLAGWALVGLPLASALLLAAALAPTDPVLAGDVQVGDPGEGREDNVRFALTGEAGLNDGLAFPFVYLALALLPATGSLAATLGHWLWLDVVYRTGAALVFGIVSGKLLAYLIFNLPKRISIKAGAYGFVALAVTLITYGLTELVHGYGFLAVFVAAVTLRSHERRHEYHRQMHAFTDQLERLFIVVILILFGGAIMRGLLSELTWPGALLGLLLILVIRPLGGMLTLARSPRVTLAERAVISFFGIRGIGSIFYLSFALSQAHFPAPRQLWSILGFTMLVSIGLHGILATPVMNWLDRRHGRTITAELSQTAEAD; encoded by the coding sequence ATGCCGGTTTACACTACCACTCTGGTTATTCTGGGGGTGGCCATACTGGGCGTGGCCTGGCTGCCTTCCCTGCTCGAAAAGTATCCGCTTTCGTATCCGGTCCTTTACCTGGGCCTGGGCATGGCCATCTACGCCCTGCCCCTGGAGCTGCCCACCGACCCGTTTCGGCACCAGACGCTGGTGACCCACGTGTCGGAGCTGTGCGTGCTGGTGGCCCTCACCGGTACCGGTCTGAAAATTGACCGGGTCTTTTCCTTCCGAACCTGGCGGACGCCCCTGCTGCTGGTGCTGGTACTCATGGTGCTTACCATTGCCGGCCTTACGCTGGCGGGCTGGGCCCTGGTGGGCCTGCCTCTGGCCAGCGCCCTGCTGCTGGCCGCCGCCCTGGCCCCCACCGACCCCGTGCTGGCCGGCGACGTGCAAGTGGGGGACCCGGGCGAAGGGCGGGAAGACAACGTGCGCTTTGCCCTCACCGGCGAGGCCGGCCTTAACGACGGCCTGGCTTTTCCCTTCGTGTACCTGGCCCTGGCCCTGCTGCCCGCTACCGGCTCGTTGGCGGCCACGCTCGGGCACTGGCTGTGGCTGGACGTGGTGTACCGCACGGGGGCCGCGCTGGTCTTCGGGATAGTGTCGGGCAAGCTGCTGGCTTACCTGATTTTTAATCTGCCCAAGCGCATCAGCATCAAGGCCGGGGCTTACGGCTTCGTGGCCCTGGCCGTCACGCTCATTACCTACGGCCTCACCGAGCTGGTGCACGGCTACGGCTTCCTGGCCGTGTTTGTGGCCGCCGTCACGTTGCGCAGCCACGAGCGGCGCCACGAGTACCACCGGCAGATGCACGCCTTCACCGACCAGCTGGAGCGCCTCTTCATCGTGGTCATTCTGATTCTCTTCGGAGGGGCCATTATGCGCGGCCTGCTCTCGGAGCTGACCTGGCCCGGGGCCTTGCTGGGCTTGCTGCTCATTCTGGTTATCCGGCCCCTGGGCGGCATGCTCACCCTGGCCCGCTCCCCGCGCGTGACGCTGGCCGAGCGCGCCGTTATTTCTTTCTTTGGCATCCGGGGCATCGGCTCTATTTTCTACCTGTCTTTTGCCCTTTCTCAGGCTCATTTTCCCGCCCCGCGGCAGCTGTGGTCTATCCTGGGGTTTACCATGCTGGTTTCCATTGGCTTGCACGGTATTCTGGCCACGCCGGTTATGAATTGGCTGGACCGCCGCCACGGCCGTACAATAACGGCCGAGCTTAGCCAGACCGCCGAAGCGGACTAA
- a CDS encoding YitT family protein — translation MASVPAPAAEPGHLFQKVKSVGLIVLGILCAGMGLKGFLLSSHFIDGGVTGISMLISAALGVPLSWLLLIINLPFVILGYRQIGLGFALKSAAAIAGLSLALAVVPYPDVTKDLLLTSVFGGVFIGAGIGLAMRGGAVLDGTEVAALLINKHTPLLKVSDVILVLNVFIFGVAAFVLGVQTAMYSILTYVAASKTLDFLLNGIEQYTGVTIISARSEAIREAITTNLGRGVTIYQGKRGFGKRGDRDLDMDIVFTVVTRLELPQLRTEVRRLDPQAFVIQHSIDDAEGGMVKKRPFH, via the coding sequence ATGGCATCTGTACCAGCCCCCGCCGCCGAGCCGGGTCATCTGTTCCAAAAAGTAAAAAGCGTGGGCCTGATTGTGCTTGGCATCTTGTGCGCCGGTATGGGCCTCAAAGGCTTTCTGCTGTCCAGCCACTTCATTGATGGCGGCGTCACGGGCATCTCCATGCTCATATCGGCGGCCCTGGGCGTGCCCTTGTCGTGGCTGCTGCTCATCATCAATCTGCCCTTCGTCATTCTGGGCTACCGGCAGATTGGGCTGGGCTTTGCCCTGAAAAGCGCCGCCGCCATTGCCGGCCTGTCGTTGGCCCTGGCCGTGGTGCCCTACCCCGACGTAACCAAGGACCTGTTGCTGACGTCGGTCTTCGGCGGAGTGTTCATCGGGGCCGGTATCGGGCTGGCCATGCGGGGCGGGGCCGTCCTCGACGGCACCGAAGTAGCGGCCCTGCTCATCAACAAGCACACGCCCCTGCTCAAAGTCAGTGACGTAATTCTGGTGCTGAACGTGTTTATTTTCGGCGTGGCGGCCTTTGTGCTGGGGGTTCAAACGGCCATGTACTCGATTCTGACTTACGTGGCAGCTTCCAAAACCCTGGATTTTTTGCTCAACGGCATCGAGCAGTACACCGGCGTCACCATTATTTCGGCCCGCAGCGAGGCTATCCGGGAGGCTATTACCACCAACCTGGGCCGGGGCGTGACCATCTACCAGGGCAAGCGGGGCTTCGGCAAGCGCGGCGACCGGGACCTGGATATGGACATCGTCTTTACCGTCGTGACCCGCCTCGAGCTGCCCCAGCTGCGCACCGAAGTCCGCCGCCTCGACCCCCAGGCCTTCGTGATTCAACACAGTATCGACGACGCGGAAGGCGGCATGGTCAAGAAGCGGCCGTTTCACTAA
- a CDS encoding AMP-binding protein: MADLTKLGFTRKTDFRDNYPFGLFAVPQPEVARLHCSSGTTGKATVVGYTAHDLSIFAEVVARSLAAAGCQPGMKLQNAYGYGLFTGGLGIHYGAEKLGLTVIPVSGGGTDRQLQLLQDFRPEIICATPSYAQVLAEEIQRRGIAPEALNLQYAALGAEPWTETIRQQVESGLGVQATNIYGLSEIMGPGVSQEDVHERGTGSYIWEDHFLPEVVDKDTGEPVAEGELGVLVFTTLTKQAMPILRYWTNDITNLYYGESRSRTHVKMGPIRGRADDMLIIRGVNFFPTQVEAILSGLDNVSPYYQVVASRRGSLDEVEVSVEISEELMRRLELAAVTEAAVEQHECLRTLQGTLVKKIKDNIGLSMKVHLRGFGQLPRSEGGKMSKVQDLRGR; this comes from the coding sequence TTGGCCGACCTTACTAAGTTGGGCTTTACCCGCAAAACCGACTTCCGCGACAACTACCCCTTTGGCCTGTTTGCCGTGCCCCAACCCGAGGTGGCGCGCCTGCACTGCTCCAGCGGCACTACCGGCAAGGCCACTGTGGTGGGCTACACGGCCCACGACCTCAGTATTTTTGCCGAAGTAGTAGCCCGCTCCCTGGCCGCGGCGGGCTGCCAGCCGGGCATGAAGCTGCAAAATGCCTACGGCTACGGCCTGTTTACCGGCGGCCTGGGCATCCACTACGGGGCCGAGAAGCTGGGCCTCACCGTCATTCCCGTCTCGGGCGGGGGCACCGACCGGCAGCTGCAGCTGCTCCAGGATTTCCGGCCCGAAATCATCTGCGCCACGCCCTCCTACGCCCAGGTGCTGGCCGAGGAAATTCAGCGCCGCGGTATTGCGCCCGAAGCACTCAATCTGCAGTATGCGGCCCTCGGCGCCGAGCCCTGGACAGAAACCATTCGGCAGCAGGTAGAAAGCGGCCTGGGCGTGCAAGCCACCAACATTTACGGGCTGAGCGAAATCATGGGGCCGGGCGTGTCCCAGGAAGATGTACACGAGCGGGGTACTGGCAGCTACATCTGGGAAGACCATTTCCTGCCCGAAGTAGTGGACAAAGACACGGGGGAGCCGGTGGCCGAGGGGGAGTTGGGCGTGCTGGTCTTTACGACCCTGACCAAGCAGGCCATGCCCATTCTGCGCTACTGGACCAACGATATTACCAACCTCTACTACGGCGAGTCGCGGAGCCGCACCCACGTCAAGATGGGCCCGATTCGGGGCCGGGCCGACGATATGCTCATTATCCGCGGCGTCAACTTCTTCCCCACCCAGGTCGAGGCCATTCTCAGCGGGCTGGACAACGTGAGTCCGTACTACCAAGTGGTGGCCTCCCGCCGCGGCAGCCTGGATGAGGTGGAAGTCAGCGTGGAAATAAGCGAGGAGCTGATGCGCCGCCTGGAGCTGGCCGCCGTAACGGAAGCCGCCGTGGAGCAGCACGAGTGCCTGCGCACATTACAGGGCACGCTGGTCAAGAAAATCAAGGACAACATTGGGCTGAGCATGAAAGTACACCTGCGGGGCTTCGGGCAGCTGCCGCGCAGTGAGGGCGGCAAGATGAGCAAAGTTCAGGACCTGCGTGGCCGCTAA
- the paaA gene encoding 1,2-phenylacetyl-CoA epoxidase subunit PaaA yields METVEINLEEQFQARIDADVRIEPKDWMPDAYRKTLIRQISQHAHSELVGMLPEGNWITRAPSLKRKSILLSKVQDEAGHGLYLYSAAETLGASRDQMLADLHSGKAKYSSIFNYPTLSWADMGTVGWLVDGAAILNQVPLCRTSYGPYARAMVRVCKEESFHQRQGFEIMQTLCEGAPEQKAMAQEALNRWWWPTLMMFGPKDADSPNTEQSMKWRIKRFTNDELRQKFVDMMVPQAEFLGLTVPDPALQWNETKKGYDFGDVNWEEFWNVVKGNGMCNKDRLGARVKAHEEGAWVREAALAHAKKRAERAETQAA; encoded by the coding sequence ATGGAAACGGTAGAAATCAACCTCGAAGAGCAGTTTCAGGCCCGCATTGACGCGGACGTTCGTATTGAGCCCAAGGACTGGATGCCCGATGCGTACCGCAAAACGCTGATCCGGCAAATTTCCCAGCACGCCCACTCCGAGCTGGTCGGCATGCTGCCCGAAGGCAACTGGATTACCCGCGCCCCTTCACTGAAGCGCAAGTCCATTCTGCTGAGCAAAGTGCAGGACGAAGCCGGCCACGGCCTCTACCTCTACTCGGCCGCCGAAACCCTGGGTGCGTCGCGGGACCAGATGCTGGCCGACCTGCACTCGGGTAAAGCCAAGTATTCCAGCATTTTCAACTACCCTACGCTTTCCTGGGCCGATATGGGCACCGTGGGCTGGCTCGTGGACGGCGCCGCCATCCTGAACCAGGTACCGCTGTGCCGCACGTCGTACGGCCCGTACGCCCGGGCCATGGTGCGGGTGTGCAAGGAAGAAAGCTTCCACCAGCGCCAGGGCTTCGAAATCATGCAGACGCTCTGCGAAGGCGCGCCCGAGCAGAAAGCCATGGCCCAGGAAGCCCTGAACCGCTGGTGGTGGCCCACGCTGATGATGTTCGGTCCCAAAGACGCCGACTCACCCAACACCGAGCAGAGCATGAAATGGCGCATCAAGCGCTTCACCAACGACGAGCTGCGCCAGAAGTTCGTGGACATGATGGTGCCCCAGGCCGAGTTCCTGGGCCTGACCGTGCCCGACCCCGCGCTACAGTGGAACGAGACGAAGAAAGGCTACGACTTCGGCGACGTGAACTGGGAAGAATTCTGGAACGTGGTGAAGGGCAACGGTATGTGCAACAAGGACCGCCTCGGCGCCCGGGTAAAAGCCCACGAGGAAGGTGCCTGGGTGCGCGAAGCCGCCCTGGCCCACGCCAAGAAACGCGCCGAGCGCGCCGAAACCCAGGCCGCGTAA